One segment of Myotis daubentonii chromosome 11, mMyoDau2.1, whole genome shotgun sequence DNA contains the following:
- the SPAAR gene encoding small regulatory polypeptide of amino acid response, with amino-acid sequence METAVIGMVAVLFVVTVAITCILCCFSCASKAPDPQGGPGRSFTVATFHQEASLFTGPARHAQAVVGARDFWTFM; translated from the coding sequence ATGGAGACGGCGGTGATTGGCATGGTGGCCGTGCTGTTTGTGGTCACCGTGGCCATCACCTGCATCCTCTGCTGCTTCAGCTGTGCCTCGAAGGCCCCGGATCCTCAGGGGGGCCCTGGCCGCAGCTTCACAGTGGCCACGTTCCACCAGGAGGCTTCTCTCTTCACGGGGCCGGCTCGCCATGCCCAGGCGGTGGTGGGTGCCCGGGACTTCTGGACCTTCATGTGA